Proteins encoded in a region of the Pseudothermotoga elfii DSM 9442 = NBRC 107921 genome:
- a CDS encoding metal-dependent hydrolase family protein: MRKYALINARVFDSNLSQFVESAVFIEGARILAVEKIKRSQIPSGFTQIDLQGRYLMPGLIDAHLHLAGMRSGDMVKEHLLTPYETLVARTVTDLKSLIEAGFTTVVDAGGSIAINLKKAIQEGTIAGPRIVAAGHSLSQTFGHGDEHFLPIDYVDPRTSKFKGGFGSLICDGVAECIKAARYALRCGADFIKIMATGGVLSERDRPEYTQFTVEEIKAIVEEANHARKFVHAHAQGKDGIMNALLGGVKVIAHAIYIDDESCKLAKEKNAIIVPTLSIVEHLIIHGKQIGAPEWGLRKSEEVYKIHVENIKKAYEHGVKIAAGTDFIGGTKAFKHGENALEILLLVDKIGMKPEQALLSATKVAAEAAGLSQLVGSIDKGKLADLLIVEDNTLSNVKILMDHSKISAVFKEGILFKDKIGLEKYFN; the protein is encoded by the coding sequence GTGAGAAAGTATGCTTTAATTAACGCTCGCGTGTTCGATTCAAATTTATCACAATTCGTGGAAAGCGCTGTTTTCATTGAAGGAGCACGAATTCTCGCGGTGGAGAAAATCAAGAGATCGCAGATACCATCGGGGTTTACGCAAATTGATCTTCAGGGGCGTTACCTTATGCCAGGTCTCATCGATGCTCATCTTCATTTAGCAGGTATGAGAAGCGGCGACATGGTTAAAGAGCATCTTCTAACACCGTATGAAACACTTGTTGCACGAACAGTGACTGATTTGAAATCTCTCATCGAAGCTGGTTTTACAACCGTTGTCGACGCAGGAGGATCCATAGCTATAAACTTGAAAAAAGCAATTCAGGAAGGAACAATTGCTGGCCCACGCATTGTTGCTGCAGGTCATTCTCTTTCCCAAACTTTTGGCCACGGTGATGAGCATTTTTTGCCGATCGACTATGTAGATCCAAGAACTTCGAAGTTCAAAGGAGGCTTTGGCTCATTAATATGTGATGGTGTTGCTGAATGTATTAAAGCAGCACGTTATGCGCTCAGATGTGGTGCTGATTTCATAAAAATTATGGCTACAGGAGGTGTTCTGTCTGAGAGAGACAGACCAGAATACACACAGTTTACAGTAGAGGAGATCAAAGCAATTGTTGAAGAAGCTAACCATGCGCGAAAATTTGTTCACGCCCATGCGCAGGGAAAAGACGGTATAATGAATGCCCTGCTTGGAGGAGTAAAAGTCATAGCACATGCAATATATATTGATGATGAAAGCTGTAAGCTGGCTAAAGAGAAAAATGCTATCATTGTACCTACGCTGTCTATTGTGGAACATCTGATAATTCATGGAAAGCAGATAGGCGCTCCAGAGTGGGGATTGAGAAAGAGTGAAGAAGTTTACAAGATACACGTTGAAAATATCAAAAAAGCGTACGAACATGGTGTGAAGATCGCTGCTGGAACGGATTTTATCGGTGGAACAAAAGCATTCAAGCACGGGGAAAATGCTCTGGAAATTCTTTTACTCGTTGACAAAATTGGTATGAAACCTGAACAGGCACTGCTGTCTGCAACAAAAGTGGCTGCCGAAGCCGCTGGATTGAGCCAACTTGTCGGGTCGATAGATAAGGGAAAGCTGGCAGATCTGCTAATTGTCGAGGACAATACTTTAAGCAATGTAAAAATACTTATGGATCATTCAAAAATCTCGGCCGTTTTTAAAGAAGGCATATTGTTCAAAGACAAAATAGGTTTGGAAAAGTATTTTAATTAG
- a CDS encoding diguanylate cyclase produces the protein MRLIRFLRENYSGDEHLILDNDTYKRVRVIKLEAIGNKHHELLDILTSFSRVKHPNVLVPESYDLREIPRIYFPYVEGKAIDLSSESERRSFALFLINLLRELLHYNVKIPVLSIQDFLKSQNYFMLPPCWVNQDILPKAEYTFVAPEFAERGKFSTASTVYVFGKLITSICNEKEIEDFVADFLYEDPLKRKTHFPLAAPLLSDTFLGDKMLGLKFVTLRRQEENTLLQTIENLRSKNGLYTIFLRGPQRSGKTTLLDSITEKLRYKNVPVIWATDLQSLISGVIQLVDDKILARLDEQDRKKVQSLIFSHEFMASEVLLTLGKIMNNLSTVCIAIDDVHEVDISLRAIVEQLRGYKFKVTHFVLIASSETDPSVGYDLVVDIKPFDLHRTEGLIKSMLIGLEIDQQFCQWIYTISRGLPGRIVSLMRILHRAGALKNVDGKLQVAESVLKTLDFREIIEFSTENYIDGTARFLAICGEKFKPGEIEILSKVVSIKLETIQQDLSSLINDGFIYWESGKYRFILHDIWYSFYSQIPEDLRGEYHEKFSQLLSEPSKKAWHLKMLGKNTSAVVVYLLAARKELDTYNDISAAFELLEEAEKLLQGRESYALNTLKLRALMIKQDANALERFALTLEGKDEYNFLRYRALVGSSKVNLAKDIEQQCTDPSRMHTEYAKLFTMVCKLKRILISGEKVSDEFLKEIKLSIMHMQDFRAHKKLVAEALLLISRCDRISNFRSFELLNQARQIAQTEGFLDILALILNEFGVRLAANSEAVRYFDEVVEIAHKISSDGLALLGLSNLIWTSLYRGEAGRMFNDISRLRQIASMTGNLQSEAYSYFVEANYHIYNRELDKALEDLTREKAIEKYLGIEERALRGIVAAYALSGNVEESIRIIRENIDNPALNNQSFKYFRDLFLAEDDESFLRAWQRFLGKDDPYWREEACQVFAEKLVKLDREGFLKFAKQLEMGAIKSGAFLSLAQIYEAIAIAYQTVGEIPLAINYAERATSIYRTRTFENAARWLEENVKLPRKPRDLFQILQDLRSSLGDSARKLLDLVYSQIEQIMRLSNLAQYALDTLKVTNSQDEIRTTMEFMVSRIMNLLPISSAGIALFDPRGKVVEQVMFNLLNITREPKVSYEPFEICVNTEIADGYTMALKVANESLYVDESNGYELLKTVMSFQDVVVYTLKNVITYQRSITDPLTGLYTRWYFVTRLYEEFERVKRYGGHLSIIMCDIDDFKKINDTYGHRIGDEVLKFISSVLRSSTRITDIVGRYGGEEFIMILPNTPKLSAAKVAEKVLYQIIETNPFDFRLTMSFGVSGYPEDNVNQPEELINFADKATYMSKERGKSCVTVFQ, from the coding sequence GTGAGACTGATCAGGTTTCTCAGAGAAAATTATTCTGGTGACGAGCATTTGATTCTTGATAACGATACCTACAAGCGCGTCAGGGTAATCAAATTAGAGGCAATAGGCAACAAACATCATGAACTGCTGGATATTTTGACATCATTTTCGCGTGTTAAGCATCCAAATGTTCTGGTACCTGAAAGCTATGATTTGAGAGAGATTCCAAGAATATACTTTCCTTATGTAGAAGGGAAGGCAATCGATTTAAGCAGCGAATCTGAGAGACGGAGTTTTGCTCTTTTTTTGATAAATCTTCTTCGAGAACTTCTACATTACAATGTGAAGATACCAGTTCTATCAATTCAGGATTTTCTAAAATCTCAGAATTATTTTATGTTACCGCCATGCTGGGTGAACCAGGATATCTTACCGAAGGCAGAATATACTTTTGTGGCACCTGAATTTGCTGAGAGAGGTAAATTTTCTACGGCTTCAACTGTTTATGTTTTTGGTAAGTTGATAACCTCAATTTGCAATGAGAAAGAGATAGAAGATTTTGTGGCAGATTTTTTGTATGAAGACCCTTTGAAGAGAAAAACACATTTTCCACTTGCGGCACCTTTGCTGAGTGACACGTTTCTTGGTGACAAAATGCTTGGCTTGAAATTTGTGACACTTCGCAGACAAGAAGAAAACACACTGCTCCAGACAATTGAAAATCTTAGATCAAAGAACGGGTTGTATACAATTTTTCTGAGAGGTCCTCAGAGATCTGGAAAGACAACTTTACTGGATTCGATAACAGAAAAATTAAGGTATAAAAATGTTCCCGTGATATGGGCGACGGACCTTCAGAGTTTGATTTCCGGTGTGATTCAGTTAGTTGATGATAAAATACTTGCGCGTTTGGATGAGCAAGACAGGAAAAAAGTTCAATCTCTAATTTTTTCACATGAATTTATGGCCTCAGAGGTCCTCCTGACTCTCGGTAAAATTATGAATAATCTGAGTACTGTATGTATAGCAATCGATGATGTACATGAAGTAGATATTTCGCTCAGAGCAATTGTCGAACAGTTGAGAGGTTATAAATTCAAGGTTACTCATTTCGTATTAATTGCTTCTTCTGAAACCGATCCGTCAGTTGGTTATGATCTGGTTGTGGATATAAAACCGTTTGACCTGCATCGAACTGAAGGTCTTATAAAATCCATGCTAATTGGCTTGGAGATCGATCAACAATTCTGTCAGTGGATCTATACCATATCCCGAGGCTTGCCAGGAAGAATAGTTTCCCTGATGAGAATCCTCCACAGAGCTGGTGCTTTAAAGAATGTTGATGGTAAATTGCAGGTAGCTGAGAGTGTTTTAAAAACGCTGGATTTTAGGGAAATCATAGAATTTTCAACTGAAAATTATATTGATGGAACTGCCAGGTTTTTGGCGATCTGTGGAGAAAAGTTTAAGCCTGGTGAAATTGAGATTCTCTCAAAAGTCGTTTCAATAAAATTAGAGACTATCCAGCAGGATTTATCTTCATTAATAAACGATGGATTTATCTATTGGGAGAGTGGAAAATACAGGTTCATTCTACACGATATATGGTATTCTTTTTATTCTCAGATTCCAGAAGATCTCAGAGGAGAATACCATGAAAAATTCTCACAGTTACTTTCAGAACCAAGCAAAAAGGCGTGGCACTTGAAAATGCTTGGTAAGAATACATCTGCTGTGGTTGTTTACCTGCTTGCAGCCAGAAAAGAGCTTGACACATACAATGACATTTCGGCTGCTTTCGAGCTTTTGGAAGAAGCTGAAAAACTTCTTCAGGGAAGAGAGAGTTATGCATTGAACACTTTGAAATTAAGGGCACTTATGATCAAACAAGATGCCAACGCCCTGGAACGATTTGCACTGACTCTTGAAGGAAAAGATGAATACAATTTTTTGAGGTATCGCGCCCTTGTTGGTTCTTCAAAGGTAAATTTGGCAAAAGATATCGAACAACAGTGTACTGATCCATCCAGAATGCATACTGAATATGCAAAACTTTTTACGATGGTATGTAAGCTAAAACGTATTTTGATATCAGGGGAAAAGGTCTCAGATGAGTTTTTGAAAGAGATAAAGCTTTCAATCATGCATATGCAGGATTTTCGCGCACACAAAAAATTGGTTGCAGAGGCATTGTTGTTAATTTCGCGCTGTGATAGGATTTCTAATTTCAGGTCTTTCGAACTTCTGAATCAAGCACGACAAATTGCACAAACAGAAGGCTTTCTTGATATACTTGCGCTTATACTCAATGAATTTGGAGTCAGACTCGCAGCCAATTCAGAGGCAGTCAGGTATTTTGACGAAGTTGTGGAGATAGCCCATAAAATCAGCTCAGACGGTCTTGCTCTGTTAGGACTCAGTAACTTGATCTGGACAAGTTTATATCGAGGCGAAGCGGGAAGAATGTTCAATGACATATCACGATTGAGGCAAATTGCTTCTATGACAGGAAATCTTCAGTCTGAAGCGTACAGCTATTTTGTTGAGGCAAATTATCATATTTACAACCGTGAACTGGATAAAGCGCTGGAAGATTTAACACGCGAAAAAGCTATTGAAAAATATCTTGGCATTGAAGAAAGAGCTCTACGTGGCATTGTGGCTGCTTATGCTTTGTCAGGAAATGTAGAAGAATCCATCAGGATAATAAGGGAAAATATCGACAATCCAGCTTTGAATAATCAAAGCTTCAAATATTTCAGGGATTTATTTCTTGCGGAAGACGATGAATCTTTTTTGAGAGCATGGCAGAGATTTTTGGGTAAAGATGATCCATACTGGCGAGAAGAAGCCTGTCAGGTGTTTGCTGAAAAACTGGTAAAACTTGATAGAGAGGGTTTTTTAAAGTTTGCAAAGCAACTTGAGATGGGCGCTATCAAAAGTGGTGCATTTCTATCGCTTGCTCAAATCTATGAAGCAATAGCAATTGCTTATCAGACTGTGGGAGAGATCCCGCTTGCAATCAATTATGCTGAAAGGGCTACATCCATATACAGAACGCGAACATTTGAAAATGCTGCCCGATGGCTTGAAGAAAATGTAAAGCTTCCACGGAAGCCAAGAGATCTTTTCCAAATTTTACAGGATTTGAGGTCATCTCTTGGAGATTCCGCCAGAAAACTTTTGGATTTGGTTTATTCTCAAATTGAGCAAATCATGCGATTGTCAAACCTTGCTCAATATGCACTGGACACACTCAAAGTAACTAACTCACAAGATGAGATACGCACCACTATGGAATTTATGGTTTCAAGAATCATGAACCTTTTACCCATTTCATCTGCAGGCATAGCTTTGTTCGATCCGCGTGGCAAAGTCGTTGAGCAGGTCATGTTCAATTTACTGAATATTACTCGTGAACCAAAAGTGTCATACGAACCTTTTGAAATATGCGTAAATACGGAAATAGCTGATGGTTATACTATGGCTTTGAAGGTTGCCAATGAGTCACTTTATGTTGATGAATCAAACGGATATGAGCTGTTGAAAACTGTCATGAGTTTTCAAGATGTTGTTGTTTATACTCTGAAAAATGTAATAACTTATCAGAGAAGTATTACCGATCCTCTTACTGGTCTGTACACACGCTGGTATTTTGTTACCAGGCTGTATGAGGAATTTGAGCGGGTGAAAAGATATGGAGGGCATTTGTCGATAATAATGTGTGACATAGACGATTTCAAAAAGATAAATGATACATATGGACATAGAATTGGAGATGAAGTTTTGAAATTCATTTCTTCAGTTCTCAGAAGCAGTACGAGAATAACTGATATTGTTGGAAGATATGGAGGAGAGGAATTTATAATGATATTGCCAAACACTCCGAAATTAAGCGCTGCAAAAGTTGCAGAAAAGGTTTTATATCAGATTATTGAAACCAATCCCTTTGATTTCAGGTTGACTATGAGTTTTGGTGTGTCTGGATATCCAGAAGATAATGTTAATCAGCCCGAAGAACTCATCAATTTTGCTGACAAAGCTACTTATATGTCGAAAGAAAGGGGTAAATCCTGTGTCACAGTTTTCCAATGA
- a CDS encoding DHH family phosphoesterase → MKFSSIISQINESKFILVTGHIMPDGDDISSVTSLAVGLERLGKTVVGSIDYPVPWYYRNFYGVEKLKTYEQAKDLDPDLIIVVDCSTPDRVGRFQNLLNDRKTIVIDHHATNTLFGGLNWVDSSSASTAQMVYILNKTLGVPYDADLATVNYLGIATDTGFFKYSNTDSHVFKIAAELVEFGAKPHFVSSTILENKSPEQMKLYCRMVDHMIVDGQLVYSWLSYDDYRANNCSDDDSTGFVSELRSIKNVEVAILFIEYPEGQVHVSMRSKNWVDVSKIASSLGGGGHARAAGCSFRDAKLHEVLDEVVGLVRDFLQGGNR, encoded by the coding sequence GTGAAATTTTCTTCTATCATTTCTCAAATCAACGAGTCAAAATTTATACTGGTGACAGGTCATATAATGCCTGATGGAGATGACATAAGTAGCGTTACATCACTTGCAGTTGGCCTGGAGAGGTTAGGAAAAACTGTTGTTGGGTCTATTGATTATCCTGTACCATGGTACTACAGAAATTTTTACGGGGTAGAAAAATTGAAAACTTATGAGCAGGCGAAAGACCTTGATCCAGATTTGATAATAGTTGTTGATTGTTCCACCCCAGATAGAGTTGGGAGATTTCAAAATCTCTTGAACGATCGCAAAACTATCGTGATAGATCACCATGCAACAAATACGCTTTTTGGTGGATTGAACTGGGTAGATTCATCTTCTGCCTCGACGGCGCAAATGGTTTATATACTCAACAAAACGCTTGGTGTTCCATACGATGCAGATCTTGCTACGGTAAATTATTTGGGGATTGCAACTGATACCGGCTTTTTCAAATATTCCAATACAGATTCACACGTTTTCAAAATTGCTGCTGAACTTGTTGAATTTGGTGCCAAACCACATTTTGTTTCATCAACGATACTTGAAAACAAGAGTCCTGAACAAATGAAACTTTATTGCAGAATGGTCGACCATATGATTGTGGATGGTCAGCTGGTTTATTCGTGGTTAAGTTATGATGACTATCGGGCAAATAACTGCTCTGATGATGACAGTACCGGTTTTGTTTCTGAACTCAGATCAATAAAAAACGTAGAAGTGGCTATTTTGTTCATAGAGTATCCTGAGGGTCAGGTTCATGTTAGTATGAGATCAAAAAATTGGGTTGATGTGAGCAAAATAGCTTCTAGTCTCGGCGGTGGAGGTCATGCAAGGGCTGCGGGATGCTCTTTCAGAGATGCAAAGTTACATGAAGTTTTAGATGAAGTCGTCGGGTTAGTAAGAGACTTTTTGCAGGGGGGAAATAGGTGA
- a CDS encoding DUF6512 family protein — protein sequence MGFTWKILFYVGVFSLLHFGYELTGWAALIPFFGVDESVFEHLKMGFFSYFLTSTFEYFLIKKKNKGGNFWFSRILSNISIPWLILTIWYILPAIFGKIESVAIELIWAFFVVFLSAFFGITFEKTVEQAKPRMTAQITVLIVFLVCVFFFVRFSFSKPWIDVFIDPHTI from the coding sequence ATGGGATTTACCTGGAAGATACTTTTTTACGTTGGGGTCTTTTCGCTTCTGCACTTTGGTTATGAACTTACAGGATGGGCTGCACTGATACCATTTTTTGGTGTGGATGAATCGGTCTTTGAACATCTGAAAATGGGGTTTTTTTCTTATTTTTTAACCAGTACATTCGAATATTTTTTGATCAAAAAGAAAAACAAAGGGGGGAATTTCTGGTTTTCTCGAATACTCTCTAACATTTCAATACCATGGTTGATACTCACAATATGGTATATTTTACCTGCTATCTTCGGGAAAATTGAATCCGTTGCCATTGAATTAATATGGGCATTCTTTGTTGTCTTTCTTTCAGCGTTTTTTGGTATAACCTTTGAAAAAACCGTCGAGCAAGCTAAACCAAGAATGACTGCACAGATCACTGTTTTGATCGTTTTTCTGGTGTGTGTTTTCTTTTTCGTCAGATTTTCTTTTTCCAAACCCTGGATTGATGTATTTATAGATCCACACACAATATGA
- a CDS encoding NCS2 family permease has protein sequence MEKLFRLKENGTSVRKEVVAGITTFLTMAYIVFVNPSILINVIPGANPGTDLYSQFFGAFMVATILGSVTATLVMGLIANYPFALAPGMGLNAYFTYTVCLKMGVDWKVALAAVFVEGLIFILLTVSGARSFVVKAIPASVKLATGAGIGLFIAFIGLKSAGIVTSDPATFVALGNLADPNVVVAIIGFFIIAVLFSLSVPGAILIGILASTFIGALPVFKITSFQGIIGKVPDISATFMKMNLNFQSLATGTFWMIVFTFFFVDFFDTLGTLTGLAESAGFMKNGDLPRASRAYLADAIGTSVGAMFGTSTVTTYIESSAGIAEGGRTGLTSVVVAILMLCMLFFSPLAMTIPSAATAPALIFVGVLMIKTLKKINWDDITEAVPAFITLIMMPMTYSIANGIALGIVTYPVVKLFSGKGRDVHWFTWLLAILFVLYLILLRE, from the coding sequence GTGGAGAAACTCTTTCGTTTGAAGGAGAATGGTACTTCTGTGCGAAAAGAAGTCGTAGCAGGTATAACAACATTTCTGACTATGGCTTACATTGTTTTCGTCAATCCATCAATACTCATCAATGTCATCCCCGGTGCAAATCCTGGAACTGACCTTTACTCTCAGTTTTTCGGTGCCTTCATGGTTGCAACCATACTTGGCTCTGTCACAGCTACTCTTGTTATGGGACTGATTGCAAATTACCCGTTTGCACTTGCACCTGGTATGGGACTCAACGCATATTTCACATATACAGTGTGCTTAAAGATGGGGGTTGACTGGAAGGTTGCTTTAGCTGCTGTTTTTGTCGAAGGGTTAATTTTTATCCTATTAACCGTCAGCGGGGCAAGATCTTTTGTGGTAAAGGCTATTCCAGCCTCAGTTAAACTTGCAACAGGAGCTGGTATAGGACTTTTCATCGCTTTCATTGGTTTGAAAAGTGCGGGAATTGTAACAAGTGACCCAGCGACTTTTGTAGCCCTCGGAAATCTGGCAGATCCAAATGTCGTTGTTGCGATTATAGGTTTCTTCATAATAGCTGTACTTTTTTCGCTCTCAGTACCAGGTGCAATACTCATTGGAATACTTGCAAGCACTTTTATAGGAGCTTTACCTGTTTTCAAAATCACCAGCTTTCAAGGAATAATAGGAAAGGTACCAGATATATCCGCAACGTTCATGAAGATGAACCTCAATTTTCAGTCACTTGCAACTGGAACTTTCTGGATGATTGTCTTTACTTTTTTCTTTGTTGACTTTTTCGATACTCTTGGGACTCTCACTGGACTCGCTGAATCAGCCGGTTTCATGAAAAATGGCGACCTTCCAAGGGCATCAAGAGCTTATCTCGCTGACGCAATTGGTACATCTGTAGGAGCAATGTTCGGAACATCAACAGTAACAACGTATATCGAAAGCAGTGCTGGAATAGCAGAAGGTGGCAGAACAGGATTAACATCGGTGGTAGTAGCCATCCTCATGCTTTGTATGTTATTCTTTTCACCGCTTGCCATGACAATTCCATCAGCTGCGACAGCTCCTGCATTGATCTTTGTGGGTGTTCTGATGATCAAAACTCTGAAAAAAATCAACTGGGATGATATTACAGAGGCTGTCCCGGCATTCATTACTCTCATAATGATGCCTATGACTTATTCTATTGCCAATGGAATCGCTCTCGGGATTGTTACTTATCCAGTAGTGAAATTATTCAGTGGTAAAGGAAGAGACGTACACTGGTTTACGTGGCTTCTGGCAATATTATTCGTGCTCTATCTGATTCTCTTGAGAGAGTAA
- a CDS encoding alpha/beta hydrolase, with product MRFLKIILLFAIFFTTFFNFALGLLLFLIANFNVIKKSIFGRLPVKIDKHCSKGPFSYVYKDSLKLDLYYPDRQVPCPVVIFAHGGGWITGFKRQPNNLSWYKFLNHHGFAVASIDYRRRLSAKIDEIIDNYTEAVEFIHENAENLYLDPENIFLMGLSAGGHLSLYYACYESYKKGKISWLRGIVAFYPPTDLLDLWDYESTSIFARFSTIMTIKTLPSKHIDLYRLYSPTNWINEKQPPVFLAHGLRDTVVPVKSSIKFHMESKKKAESTLRIHPFGDHGFEFTFKDNFTLKILDDLITFLNKNCLLKTRFSENRFI from the coding sequence GTGAGATTTTTGAAAATTATTCTTTTATTTGCCATATTTTTCACCACGTTTTTTAATTTTGCACTTGGTCTTTTGTTGTTTTTGATAGCTAATTTTAATGTTATAAAGAAATCTATTTTTGGGAGATTGCCAGTAAAGATCGACAAACATTGCTCAAAGGGACCTTTCAGTTATGTTTATAAAGATTCACTGAAACTCGATCTTTATTACCCAGATCGGCAAGTACCTTGTCCTGTTGTCATCTTCGCCCATGGTGGCGGCTGGATTACCGGCTTCAAGAGGCAACCCAATAATTTATCCTGGTACAAATTTCTTAATCACCATGGATTTGCGGTTGCAAGCATTGATTATAGAAGAAGATTGTCTGCAAAAATTGATGAAATCATTGATAACTATACAGAAGCTGTCGAGTTTATTCATGAAAATGCTGAAAATCTCTATCTGGACCCTGAGAATATTTTTCTGATGGGTCTATCTGCAGGGGGTCATCTGTCTCTTTATTATGCCTGCTACGAATCATATAAAAAAGGCAAAATTTCATGGCTAAGAGGAATTGTAGCCTTTTATCCGCCAACTGATCTGCTCGATTTATGGGATTACGAATCTACATCAATTTTCGCAAGGTTTTCAACTATCATGACAATCAAAACATTACCCTCGAAGCACATTGATCTATACCGTCTTTACTCTCCAACAAATTGGATTAACGAAAAACAACCCCCTGTTTTCTTGGCGCATGGCTTGAGGGATACTGTTGTGCCTGTTAAATCTTCAATAAAATTCCACATGGAAAGCAAAAAGAAAGCTGAGTCTACTTTGAGAATTCACCCATTTGGGGATCATGGATTTGAATTTACTTTCAAAGATAATTTTACACTGAAAATACTTGATGATCTGATAACTTTTCTCAATAAAAATTGTTTACTTAAAACAAGGTTTTCAGAAAATCGTTTCATTTAG